A section of the Rhodopirellula islandica genome encodes:
- the nadA gene encoding quinolinate synthase NadA yields MVDLPTTTPPEQPTSGNDEMDALHPLKPYRSLENEVLQQRIEAVRKELGEELLILGHHYQQDEVIEHTDLRGDSYQLSEMAAKSQACRTIVFCGVHFMAETADILANRPDRIEARDGRRVDVLLPDMAAGCSMADMAAIAQVEAAWADMSEVIETEQVIPVTYINSAASLKAFCGRHGGIVCTSSNAKAVLEWAFERGQRVFFFPDQHLGRNTALTMGITEDQMPVWDPYALEMGGNTDEQIEASRVILWKGHCSVHQMFRAEHVARFRKEHEGIQILVHPECPREVNDIADVSGSTGKIIQTVQNAPAGTKWAIGTELHLVNRLKDEHPEQEIHFLSPVVCMCATMYRIDLTHLCWTLENLRDGRLVNQIRVDEETTKWSLIALERMLAVK; encoded by the coding sequence CCGTACCGATCGCTGGAAAACGAAGTTCTTCAGCAACGAATTGAAGCGGTGCGGAAAGAACTCGGGGAAGAACTGCTGATTTTGGGCCACCACTATCAGCAGGACGAAGTGATCGAGCACACCGACTTGCGAGGCGACAGCTACCAGTTGTCCGAAATGGCGGCCAAAAGCCAAGCGTGCCGGACCATCGTGTTCTGCGGCGTTCACTTCATGGCAGAAACGGCTGACATTCTGGCCAACCGTCCGGACCGAATCGAAGCCCGCGATGGTCGCCGAGTCGACGTGCTGCTGCCTGACATGGCGGCGGGATGCTCGATGGCTGACATGGCCGCGATCGCGCAGGTCGAAGCGGCTTGGGCGGACATGTCCGAAGTGATTGAGACAGAACAAGTCATCCCAGTCACATACATCAACAGCGCCGCCAGCTTGAAAGCGTTCTGTGGTCGTCACGGTGGAATTGTCTGCACCAGCAGCAACGCGAAAGCGGTTTTGGAATGGGCGTTTGAACGCGGCCAGCGAGTCTTCTTCTTTCCCGACCAACACCTCGGCCGCAACACCGCGCTGACGATGGGAATCACCGAAGATCAAATGCCCGTCTGGGATCCCTACGCATTGGAAATGGGCGGCAACACCGACGAACAAATCGAAGCCAGCCGCGTGATCCTGTGGAAGGGTCACTGCAGCGTCCACCAAATGTTTCGCGCCGAGCACGTTGCTCGATTTCGCAAGGAACACGAGGGCATCCAGATCCTCGTGCACCCCGAATGCCCCCGCGAGGTCAACGACATTGCCGATGTCAGTGGCAGCACGGGCAAGATCATTCAAACCGTCCAGAATGCCCCGGCGGGAACGAAATGGGCGATTGGGACCGAACTGCACTTGGTCAACCGCTTGAAGGACGAGCACCCGGAACAAGAGATTCACTTTTTGAGCCCCGTCGTTTGCATGTGCGCGACGATGTACCGAATCGATCTGACACACCTTTGTTGGACGCTGGAAAACTTGCGTGACGGCCGGTTGGTCAACCAAATTCGCGTGGACGAAGAGACCACCAAGTGGAGTTTGATCGCGTTGGAACGCATGTTGGCGGTGAAATGA